Genomic segment of Hyalangium ruber:
TAAAAGCTACCTATACCATCTGCCCTGACGGCTTGAAGCTTGCCAAAGATCAGGCTCCCATCCATATCGCGGGAATACCATGGGGCAAGCCCGAAGAGTCTAGCTACCGCTACGAGCCTGAGTGTGCTTTCATCAAGCTCGCCACCGATATTGTGCTCGTTGGGCATGGCTGGGCGCCCAGCCAGGGTACTCGCGAGATTTTCGTCTCTCTGAGTGTGGGGCCAGCACAAAAATCCGTGCGAGTGGTGGGGGACCGCACTTGGTACAAGCGAATGGGCTTTATGTCCATAACCAAGCCACAGCCTTTCGAGCGTATGCCCCTCATCTACGAGCGGGCCTTCGGCGGGTGGGATCGCTCCCAGAACGAGTTTGGGCAGAACACCTTCGAGCCATTCAACCCTGTTGGAGTGGGCTTCCGCTCAAGCGCTCGCCATTTCGAGGAGGGACTGCATCTTCCCAATCTGGAGGACCCGCACCATCTTCTGGAACACTTTGGCCAAAGAGTCCCCCCAGCGGGCTTTGGATTTCTCTCTCCACACTGGCACCCACGTGCAGCGTTCGCAGGCACCTATGACGAAACGTGGGACAGGACCCGTAAGCCCCTATTGCCTACGGATTTTGACCGACGCTTCTTCAATGCCGCCTCTCCCGGGCTCGTCGCTCCTGGGTATCTCCAAGGCAACGAGCCAGTCGTCATTACAAATGCCTCGCCCAGAGGTACCCTCGCCTTCTCACTTCCAGGCCAAGCCGCACCGGTCATTACCGTTGAGCGGCTGGGTGTCACGGATGTAAAACCCGAGATGCGCTTGGACACCGTCATCCTTGACACAGATGCTGAGCACGTCCTGTTGCTGTGGCGCGGGCATCTGCTGCTTTTCGAGAGCGTCCACGAGGTCCAGGCCTTGCATATCACCTCAGCAGGTGTCTCATGATCTGCGGGCAAGAAGCCACCTCGCAGAAAGCCATCCTGCCCAAAGACCTAGGCCCGTCCAAGGTACAGCCATGAACTCTCTCGGAAATCCCACTACCCACCTCCTACCTGCCCCCTCGGAGCAACCCGAGCGTATTTGGGGAAGCCGCGCAGGCTGGCTGACTGGAACCGACGGCACTGGTGGGTTGCTTGTCGACTTCCCGGGGAACTCGACCGGTCCCATCACGGCACGCCTAGCGACCGCGATCGACGCCCAAGCCCTCAAAACCGCAATAACTAATCACCAGAAGGTCATACTCCTATTCGAGAGCGGTGACCCACGTCTGCCGTTCATCATGGCCTTCATCCAGGAGTCGAGCCCATCACCCTTGGTCGATGCGCTGCTCGAAGAGCCCCCCAAAGCCCCCCCCGCCCTGCGAGTCGAAACCAGGGTCGATGGGCGGCAGGTAGTCATTGAGGGCAAGGACGAAATCGTCCTCCAGTGTGGAGAGGCTAGCATCACCCTACGGCGTAACGGAAAGATCGTCATTCGAGGTACCCAGATCGAATCCTGCGCCAGAGGCAGGATTCGCATCAAAGGTGGCTCCGTAGAGATCAACTAAGAACGCCTAACAAAAGTAAGGATTGGTGCCTCCTCCCGAGGAGAACTGCTCCTCAAACCGGACTTTTTTAGGCACTCTAAATCCGAATCCTGTATGCATACACAAGAGCGAAACTACCCTCCCTTAGAGGGTGTTGAGGTGGAGCAGTCAGGCAGGCGCCGTGCCCCTTCATCCTGCGCCCGACTACTTGCTGGGCGAGCACTACATAATGTAGCCGCTCGCTTCCGCTCAACACCCTCTTAGTACTACAGCAGCACTTCGGCCCGCTCCCTCGTCGTTTGCTCCAGGCATGCCCGAGATGATGTGGCTCCTCGCCCAGCGAGCAGACCCAACATGTTGGGGCGGGAGATCATCTGCTGCTGTAGTATTAGTGATACAAT
This window contains:
- a CDS encoding DUF2169 family type VI secretion system accessory protein: MRPLLVLLVKATYTICPDGLKLAKDQAPIHIAGIPWGKPEESSYRYEPECAFIKLATDIVLVGHGWAPSQGTREIFVSLSVGPAQKSVRVVGDRTWYKRMGFMSITKPQPFERMPLIYERAFGGWDRSQNEFGQNTFEPFNPVGVGFRSSARHFEEGLHLPNLEDPHHLLEHFGQRVPPAGFGFLSPHWHPRAAFAGTYDETWDRTRKPLLPTDFDRRFFNAASPGLVAPGYLQGNEPVVITNASPRGTLAFSLPGQAAPVITVERLGVTDVKPEMRLDTVILDTDAEHVLLLWRGHLLLFESVHEVQALHITSAGVS
- a CDS encoding DUF6484 domain-containing protein, encoding MNSLGNPTTHLLPAPSEQPERIWGSRAGWLTGTDGTGGLLVDFPGNSTGPITARLATAIDAQALKTAITNHQKVILLFESGDPRLPFIMAFIQESSPSPLVDALLEEPPKAPPALRVETRVDGRQVVIEGKDEIVLQCGEASITLRRNGKIVIRGTQIESCARGRIRIKGGSVEIN